The following are encoded together in the Diabrotica undecimpunctata isolate CICGRU chromosome 7, icDiaUnde3, whole genome shotgun sequence genome:
- the LOC140445976 gene encoding uncharacterized protein gives MTRWIIITIFIIFLSSSSSYKLKRRESEHVVTSKPLHFDNIFEDTVQEPLVPSHYDPLDNFRPSKELLLVPRKEYEKFNNLQLYGAMEPLATASNLHQFQGAAPANMYKHLVMLDMKPEPVQFDSYPSTSKESSEELPMKEELIYGKRKLPSDITSFQWDLEKIKRQKENEFDLVQQKKPHHTHSNKYTKKYKQDDKLDFFFDDSQKYRQSLLTKFKKPDPTIDDTSGNTNTPEDLSTRYIENMLEENYWYQHNKNKNNHSQRKHRPGNRYQRDKMHNPKKAPEYENFLNSEGKKEHGRVRQNRSGSCNTRNINKM, from the exons ATGACACGATGG ataatcattacaatttttataatattcttgtcATCTTCAAGTTCCTACAAACTAAAGAGGCGGGAATCAGAACACGTAGTCACCTCAAAGCCATTACATTTTGATAATATATTCGAGGACACCGTACAGGAGCCCTTAGTACCCTCTCATTATGACCCATTAGACAACTTTAGACCTTCTAAGGAACTATTGTTAGTACCACGCAAGGAATATGAAAAGTTCAACAATCTGCAGTTGTATGGTGCGATGGAACCATTGGCAACAGCTTCTAATTTGCATCAGTTTCAAGGTGCCGCACCTGCCAATATGTATAAGCATCTAGTAATGCTAGATATGAAGCCTGAACCTGTACAGTTTGATTCGTATCCCAGTACATCCAAAGAGTCATCAGAAGAGCTTCCAATGAAGGAAGAATTAATATACGGCAAGCGGAAGTTGCCAAGCGATATCACCAGTTTTCAGTGGGACCTAGAGAAGAtaaagagacaaaaagaaaacgaGTTTGATCTAGTACAGCAAAAGAAACCCCACCATACTCACTCTAACAAATACACCAAGAAGTACAAACAAGACGATAAGCTAGATTTTTTCTTCGATGACTCACAAAAGTATCGTCAAAGTCTtcttacaaaatttaaaaaaccagATCCCACAATCGACGATACATCAGGAAACACAAATACTCCAGAAGATTTAAGCACACGTTATATCGAAAACATGTTGGAAGAAAACTATTGGTACCaacacaacaaaaacaaaaacaatcatTCGCAGAGAAAACACAGACCAGGGAATAGATATCAGCGAGATAAGATGCATAATCCAAAAAAAGCTCCAGAGTATGAAAATTTTCTTAACAGCGAGGGCAAAAAGGAACATGGCAGAGTCAGACAGAATCGTAGTGGTAGTTGTAATACAAGAAATATCAATAAGATGTAG